From the Xiphophorus couchianus chromosome 11, X_couchianus-1.0, whole genome shotgun sequence genome, the window GCTCGGCCCAGCAAGTTTATCAGGGTGTCCTCGTCCGGCGCCTTCACCACCACCTTCGGCTGGCCGCAGTACTCCCACTGCCTGAGCAACTCGGGGCTCCTGCGTTGAACCTGCTTGTAAGCGCTTACTGCGGCGTGGGAGCACTGGGCCGCCACCTTCCCTTTGCCCATCTTCAGGTCATTCCGGACCACCAGCACCATCTTGAACTCCCCGCCTTCTCCCATCACGCTGGCCTCCCCGGAGCCGTTCCCCGCCGATTTCATGAGGAGGCTCTTGGACGCGGGGCCGAGGCGGGTCCGCAGGTGCCA encodes:
- the ptrh2 gene encoding peptidyl-tRNA hydrolase 2, mitochondrial produces the protein MDALYGPLGVAAGLGCGLFLGWHLRTRLGPASKSLLMKSAGNGSGEASVMGEGGEFKMVLVVRNDLKMGKGKVAAQCSHAAVSAYKQVQRRSPELLRQWEYCGQPKVVVKAPDEDTLINLLGRAREVGLTVSLIQDAGRTQIAPGSRTVLGIGPGPAELVDSVTGDLKLY